The following are from one region of the Sandaracinus amylolyticus genome:
- a CDS encoding GNAT family N-acetyltransferase — translation MTIRLAHRDDADALARVHVEGWRWGYRGLLPDAFLDGLSVRDRAARWRDILARDAPRERTWIALDDHDAQGFVSIGPGRDVPEDVGELYAMYVTSRSAGTGVARTLMSHALDALRVDSGRAILWVLEHNARARRFYEREGWRADGATQRDTIGGLEVRELRYAIAF, via the coding sequence ATGACGATCCGACTCGCCCACCGCGACGACGCCGATGCGCTCGCGCGCGTGCACGTCGAGGGATGGCGCTGGGGCTATCGCGGCCTCCTCCCCGACGCGTTCCTCGACGGGCTCTCGGTGCGCGATCGCGCCGCACGTTGGCGCGACATCCTCGCGCGCGATGCGCCGCGCGAGCGCACCTGGATCGCGCTCGACGATCACGATGCGCAGGGCTTCGTGTCGATCGGTCCAGGCCGCGACGTGCCCGAGGACGTCGGCGAGCTCTACGCGATGTACGTCACCTCGCGCAGCGCGGGCACGGGCGTCGCGCGCACGCTCATGTCGCACGCGCTCGACGCGCTGCGCGTGGACTCGGGTCGCGCGATCCTCTGGGTGCTCGAGCACAACGCGCGCGCTCGTCGCTTCTACGAGCGCGAAGGGTGGCGCGCCGACGGCGCCACCCAGCGCGACACGATCGGCGGGCTCGAGGTGCGCGAGCTCCGCTACGCGATCGCTTTCTGA
- a CDS encoding phytoene desaturase produces MPPDTNLGSFLKKLRTPETRLNTRRAPVSPSSRAPHAVVIGAGFGGLAAAIRLLVRGYRVTVVDRLDQAGGRARVFRQDGFVFDAGPTLITAPFLFEELWDLAGRRMADDVTFVPIDPFYRIRFHDGSQFDYTGDRARMKSEIARFSPRDVEGWEKFLEHSERIYRVGFEELAHAPFSSPLDMARVVPDMVRLENWRSVIGLVSKYIEDEKMRQVFSFHPLLVGGNPYSTSSIYTLIAFLEREFGVWFAMGGTGEVVRGMVSLITELGGTVRLGAQVDEILVEDGRARGVRLRDGEVVRADVIVSNADSAWTYRRLVRPEHRRTWTDFRLDKLTRYSMSLFVWYFGTNKKYDDVAHHTIVLGPRYRELLEDIFDKKVLAEDFSLYLHRPSCTDASMAPEGHDCFYVLSPVPHLESRIEWTPQKIEQYRRAIAESLGESILPGLEEHVVSSRVLTPQGFLDDYLSVHGAAFGIEPVLHQSAYFRPHNESEDIEGLFLVGAGTHPGAGMPGVLSSARVLDTVVPDPERLDAYLRERAGR; encoded by the coding sequence ATGCCGCCCGACACGAACCTCGGCTCGTTCCTCAAGAAGCTGCGCACCCCCGAGACGCGCCTCAACACGCGACGCGCACCGGTCTCGCCCTCGTCGCGCGCGCCGCACGCGGTGGTGATCGGTGCGGGGTTCGGTGGGCTCGCCGCCGCGATCCGGCTCTTGGTGCGCGGGTATCGCGTGACCGTGGTCGATCGCCTCGATCAAGCGGGCGGTCGTGCGCGGGTGTTCCGCCAGGACGGGTTCGTGTTCGACGCGGGGCCGACGCTGATCACCGCGCCGTTCTTGTTCGAAGAGCTCTGGGATCTCGCGGGACGTCGCATGGCGGACGACGTCACGTTCGTGCCGATCGATCCGTTCTATCGAATCCGGTTCCACGACGGATCGCAGTTCGACTACACCGGTGATCGCGCGCGCATGAAGAGCGAGATCGCGCGCTTCTCGCCGCGCGACGTCGAGGGCTGGGAGAAGTTCCTCGAGCACAGCGAGCGCATCTATCGCGTCGGCTTCGAGGAGCTCGCGCATGCGCCGTTCTCGAGCCCGCTCGACATGGCGCGCGTGGTGCCCGACATGGTGCGGCTCGAGAACTGGCGCAGCGTGATCGGCCTGGTGAGCAAGTACATCGAGGACGAGAAGATGCGTCAGGTCTTCTCGTTCCATCCGCTGCTCGTCGGCGGCAATCCGTACTCGACGTCGTCGATCTACACGCTCATCGCGTTCCTCGAGCGCGAGTTCGGCGTGTGGTTCGCGATGGGCGGGACCGGCGAGGTGGTGCGCGGCATGGTGTCGCTGATCACCGAGCTCGGCGGCACCGTGCGGCTCGGCGCGCAGGTCGACGAGATCCTCGTCGAGGACGGTCGCGCCCGGGGCGTGCGCCTCCGTGATGGCGAGGTGGTGCGGGCCGACGTGATCGTGTCCAACGCGGACTCGGCGTGGACCTATCGACGTCTGGTGCGCCCCGAGCATCGACGCACGTGGACCGACTTCCGGCTCGACAAGCTCACGCGGTACTCGATGAGCCTCTTCGTCTGGTACTTCGGGACGAACAAGAAGTACGACGACGTCGCGCACCACACGATCGTGCTCGGGCCGCGCTATCGCGAGCTGCTCGAGGACATCTTCGACAAGAAGGTGCTCGCCGAGGACTTCTCGCTCTACCTGCACCGGCCGAGCTGCACCGACGCGTCGATGGCGCCCGAGGGGCACGACTGCTTCTACGTGCTCTCGCCGGTGCCGCACCTCGAGAGCCGCATCGAGTGGACGCCGCAGAAGATCGAGCAGTACCGGCGCGCGATCGCGGAGTCGCTCGGAGAGTCGATCCTGCCGGGGCTCGAGGAGCACGTCGTGAGCTCGCGCGTGCTCACGCCACAGGGGTTCCTCGACGACTATCTCTCGGTGCACGGCGCCGCGTTCGGCATCGAGCCGGTGCTGCACCAGAGCGCGTACTTCCGCCCGCACAACGAGAGCGAGGACATCGAGGGGCTCTTCCTCGTCGGTGCGGGCACGCATCCCGGCGCGGGCATGCCCGGTGTGCTCTCGAGCGCGCGCGTGCTCGACACGGTGGTGCCCGATCCCGAGCGGCTCGACGCGTACCTCAGGGAACGCGCCGGCCGGTGA
- a CDS encoding permease encodes MSLVVLVSIVSCALGASIASLARRRPVLDAAVRTFAIGAGLALVVTHLVPESARGIGAWSLLVMGAGLAVPWLVRERRSAVLATELTYAGLLGHHVFEAARMTVAARGAPEGELALALIAHSMPTAALILVSTPGAIGARAAGLAIASVLGVSFARFGGDAVASLAPIFDALASGLLLFVIARALAPVHARTSGRRVSELIALAVGVIVTLLGTRAHWELAPHATRALELHLADALIDTTLEAAPMLLLGLALGALVQAIGGRFPDRWMRETSPLRDAVRGAVFGAPIPVCACGILPVAEGLAMRRASAALVVSFLLAAPQAGIETFAVMARFLGVPFASAHLAVALVTSIVAAVVIARVARKPAAIKIGGRSFELVCSHDECCDHDHGSHEGPLLARWRAAFDELALHNAPWALVGIVLAALVAELVPAESVAGFAAIGADIPLMAVLAIPAYVCPASAAPLGAVLIAKGLSPGAVLVAVTLGPATNVATLAFLRRRYGTRAAMHGVVALVATGWAGALLVNALVPVSLPPLATGEAHEHGWAAWASGLALALVVVRALWIAGPAAVLPGLAPASRPFGQDRGDPRNLPGTRHAR; translated from the coding sequence ATGTCGCTCGTCGTCCTGGTCTCGATCGTCTCGTGCGCGCTCGGCGCGTCGATCGCGTCGCTCGCGCGTCGTCGCCCCGTGCTCGACGCCGCGGTGCGCACGTTCGCGATCGGCGCCGGGCTCGCGCTCGTCGTCACCCACCTGGTGCCCGAGTCGGCACGCGGAATCGGCGCGTGGTCGCTCCTGGTGATGGGCGCCGGGCTCGCGGTGCCGTGGCTGGTGCGCGAGCGAAGGAGCGCGGTGCTCGCGACCGAGCTCACCTACGCGGGCCTGCTCGGCCATCACGTGTTCGAGGCCGCGCGCATGACCGTCGCGGCGCGCGGTGCGCCCGAGGGCGAGCTCGCGCTCGCACTGATCGCGCACTCGATGCCGACCGCCGCGCTGATCCTGGTGTCGACGCCCGGCGCGATCGGCGCGCGCGCTGCCGGGCTCGCGATCGCGTCGGTGCTCGGCGTGTCGTTCGCGCGCTTCGGCGGCGATGCGGTCGCCTCGCTCGCGCCGATCTTCGATGCGCTCGCGTCGGGCCTCCTGCTCTTCGTGATCGCGCGTGCGCTGGCGCCGGTGCACGCACGCACCTCGGGACGACGGGTGAGCGAGCTGATCGCGCTCGCGGTCGGGGTGATCGTCACGCTGCTCGGCACCCGCGCGCACTGGGAGCTCGCGCCGCACGCGACGCGCGCGCTCGAGCTGCACCTCGCCGACGCGCTGATCGACACGACGCTCGAGGCCGCGCCGATGCTGCTGCTCGGCCTCGCGCTCGGCGCGCTGGTGCAGGCGATCGGCGGGCGCTTCCCCGATCGCTGGATGCGCGAGACGAGCCCGCTGCGCGACGCGGTCCGTGGCGCGGTGTTCGGCGCGCCGATTCCGGTCTGCGCGTGCGGGATCCTCCCGGTCGCCGAAGGGCTCGCGATGCGTCGGGCGAGCGCGGCGCTGGTGGTGTCGTTCCTGCTCGCCGCGCCGCAGGCGGGCATCGAGACCTTCGCGGTGATGGCGCGCTTCCTCGGTGTGCCTTTCGCGAGCGCGCACCTCGCGGTCGCGCTCGTGACCAGCATCGTCGCCGCGGTCGTGATCGCGCGCGTCGCGCGCAAGCCCGCTGCGATCAAGATCGGCGGGCGCTCGTTCGAGCTGGTGTGCTCGCACGACGAGTGCTGCGATCACGATCACGGATCGCACGAGGGTCCGCTCCTCGCGCGATGGCGCGCCGCGTTCGACGAGCTCGCGCTGCACAACGCGCCGTGGGCGCTGGTCGGCATCGTGCTCGCTGCGCTGGTCGCCGAGCTCGTGCCCGCGGAGTCGGTCGCGGGGTTCGCCGCGATCGGCGCCGACATCCCGCTCATGGCGGTGCTCGCGATCCCCGCGTACGTGTGCCCGGCCTCGGCGGCGCCGCTCGGCGCGGTGCTCATCGCAAAGGGCCTCTCCCCGGGCGCGGTGTTGGTCGCGGTCACGCTCGGGCCCGCGACCAACGTCGCGACCCTCGCCTTCCTCCGCCGCCGCTACGGAACGCGGGCCGCCATGCACGGAGTCGTCGCGCTGGTCGCGACCGGGTGGGCGGGTGCGCTCCTGGTGAACGCGCTCGTGCCGGTCTCGCTCCCGCCGCTCGCGACCGGAGAGGCCCACGAGCACGGGTGGGCGGCCTGGGCCTCGGGGCTCGCGCTGGCGCTCGTCGTGGTGCGCGCCTTGTGGATCGCCGGGCCCGCGGCGGTGCTCCCGGGGCTCGCGCCGGCGAGCAGGCCGTTCGGCCAGGATCGTGGAGATCCGCGAAACTTGCCGGGGACCCGCCACGCTCGGTAG
- the recF gene encoding DNA replication/repair protein RecF (All proteins in this family for which functions are known are DNA-binding proteins that assist the filamentation of RecA onto DNA for the initiation of recombination or recombinational repair.): protein MTTASEALRFEQLFARQWRNLAPLDLAPGARFNVISGDNGQGKSNLLEALCYLGSLRSFRGAPAEELVSRDAESAVIAAKVSGPPAPHTLKVRVHRGGKARELALDDKRPRSVASWLGVCPVVLFHPGDLELAQGGPDARRALLDAILSEMDPTYAATLATYGKALRSRNRLLREETPDRRAITSFDPIVASAGAVLGRAREELVREIAPVTVRVAGEILGGEIPLEVRYVPRVPASEEAILEALVRSLDKDLARGFTAEGPHADELALEVHARGAKHHASQGQQRTLVLALKVAELEVLAKRIGRVPPLLLDDVSSELDRTRNERFFALLAEMGGQVFLTTTHPELIRLAEGRVDWHVESGRVTRAV, encoded by the coding sequence GTGACGACGGCCTCAGAGGCGCTGCGCTTCGAGCAGCTCTTTGCGCGGCAGTGGCGCAACCTCGCGCCGCTCGACCTCGCGCCGGGGGCGCGCTTCAACGTCATCTCGGGCGACAACGGGCAGGGCAAGAGCAACCTGCTCGAGGCGCTCTGCTACCTCGGGTCGCTCCGGAGCTTTCGCGGTGCGCCGGCCGAGGAGCTCGTCTCGCGCGATGCCGAGAGCGCGGTCATCGCCGCGAAGGTGAGCGGGCCGCCTGCGCCCCACACGCTCAAGGTGCGGGTGCATCGCGGGGGCAAGGCGCGCGAGCTCGCGCTCGACGACAAGCGGCCGCGCTCGGTCGCGTCGTGGCTCGGGGTGTGTCCGGTGGTGCTCTTCCATCCGGGCGACCTCGAGCTCGCGCAGGGCGGGCCCGACGCGCGGCGGGCGCTGCTCGACGCGATCCTGAGCGAGATGGATCCGACCTACGCCGCGACGCTCGCGACCTACGGCAAGGCGCTGCGCTCGCGCAACCGACTGCTCCGCGAAGAGACGCCGGACCGGCGCGCGATCACGTCGTTCGATCCGATCGTCGCGAGCGCGGGCGCGGTGCTCGGTCGGGCGCGCGAGGAGCTGGTGCGCGAGATCGCGCCGGTCACGGTGCGGGTCGCGGGCGAGATCCTCGGCGGCGAGATCCCGCTCGAGGTGCGCTACGTGCCGCGGGTGCCGGCGAGCGAAGAGGCGATCCTCGAGGCGCTGGTGCGCTCGCTCGACAAGGACCTCGCGCGCGGGTTCACCGCCGAGGGCCCGCACGCCGACGAGCTCGCGCTCGAGGTGCATGCGCGCGGCGCGAAGCACCACGCGTCACAAGGACAGCAGCGCACGCTCGTGCTCGCGCTGAAGGTCGCGGAGCTCGAGGTGCTCGCGAAGCGCATCGGTCGGGTGCCGCCGCTGCTCCTCGACGACGTGTCGAGCGAGCTCGACCGCACGCGCAACGAGCGCTTCTTCGCGCTGCTCGCCGAGATGGGTGGTCAAGTGTTCTTGACTACCACGCACCCCGAGCTGATCCGGCTCGCAGAGGGCAGGGTCGACTGGCACGTCGAGTCGGGCCGAGTGACGCGCGCGGTGTGA
- a CDS encoding ABC transporter ATP-binding protein has protein sequence MASLALEAVSKVYPGGAAGLRRLDLAVHDGELLVLVGPSGCGKSTALRLVAGLEEVSSGRVRIGERDVTALPPQERNVAMVFQSYALYPHKTVRANLAFPLETRRVSRDDIDRRVREVAGILDLEPLLERKPGQLSGGQRQRVALGRAMVRAPDVFLLDEPLSNLDASLRVRMRAELHRLHRRLGATMLYVTHDQEEAMTLGSRVAVLRDGELEQIGEPMELHRRPATVFVARFLGSPSMNVIEGEVIDGRVHTALGAIDAPLASGTRVLVGVRPRDVVLEAEGEITLPVDVVEPLGDEAIVHLAAETPLVAIAPIEPRITAGERVGVRFRRDRIHLFDAITGRRVP, from the coding sequence ATGGCGTCGCTCGCGCTCGAGGCCGTCAGCAAGGTCTATCCCGGCGGCGCAGCGGGCCTGCGGCGGCTCGATCTCGCGGTGCACGACGGAGAGCTCCTGGTGCTCGTCGGCCCTTCGGGCTGCGGCAAGAGCACCGCGCTGCGCCTCGTCGCCGGGCTCGAAGAGGTCAGCAGCGGACGTGTCCGGATCGGCGAGCGCGACGTGACCGCGCTGCCGCCGCAGGAGCGCAACGTCGCGATGGTCTTCCAGAGCTACGCGCTCTACCCGCACAAGACGGTGCGCGCGAACCTCGCGTTCCCGCTCGAGACGCGGCGCGTGTCGCGCGACGACATCGATCGCCGGGTGCGCGAGGTCGCGGGGATCCTCGATCTCGAGCCCTTGCTCGAGCGAAAGCCGGGGCAGCTCTCGGGCGGACAGCGCCAGCGTGTCGCGCTCGGCCGCGCGATGGTGCGCGCGCCCGACGTGTTCCTGCTCGACGAGCCGCTCTCGAACCTCGATGCCTCGCTGCGGGTGCGGATGCGCGCCGAGCTCCATCGCCTCCATCGCCGGCTCGGCGCGACGATGCTCTACGTCACCCACGATCAAGAAGAAGCGATGACGCTGGGATCGCGCGTCGCGGTGCTCCGCGACGGAGAGCTCGAGCAGATCGGCGAGCCGATGGAGCTGCATCGTCGTCCTGCGACGGTCTTCGTCGCACGCTTCCTCGGATCGCCTTCGATGAACGTGATCGAAGGCGAGGTGATCGATGGACGCGTGCACACCGCGCTCGGCGCGATCGACGCACCGCTCGCGTCGGGCACGCGTGTGCTTGTCGGCGTGCGTCCGCGCGACGTCGTGCTCGAGGCCGAGGGCGAGATCACGCTGCCGGTCGACGTCGTCGAGCCGCTCGGTGACGAGGCGATCGTCCACCTCGCGGCCGAGACCCCGCTCGTCGCGATCGCACCGATCGAGCCGCGCATCACCGCGGGCGAGCGCGTCGGAGTCCGCTTCCGACGCGACCGCATCCACTTGTTCGACGCGATCACCGGCCGGCGCGTTCCCTGA
- a CDS encoding VOC family protein: MAKRPTNYPRVSAYLICPGASRVIEFAQKALDARVERRYDAPDGSVMHAELRIDDSIVMLGNSGDQWPAIPTHLHVYVDDVDATYQRALDAGAKSVRAPEQREGDPDRRGGVVDVAGNTWWFATQLE; this comes from the coding sequence ATGGCCAAGCGACCGACGAACTATCCGCGCGTCTCCGCGTACCTCATCTGCCCCGGCGCCTCGCGCGTCATCGAGTTCGCGCAGAAGGCCCTCGATGCACGCGTCGAGCGCCGCTACGACGCGCCCGATGGCTCCGTCATGCACGCCGAGCTGCGCATCGACGACAGCATCGTGATGCTCGGCAACTCGGGCGACCAGTGGCCCGCGATCCCCACGCACCTCCACGTCTACGTCGACGACGTCGACGCGACCTACCAGCGCGCGCTCGATGCGGGCGCGAAGTCGGTGCGCGCGCCCGAGCAGCGCGAGGGTGATCCCGATCGCCGCGGTGGTGTGGTCGACGTCGCGGGCAACACCTGGTGGTTCGCGACACAACTCGAGTGA
- a CDS encoding ArsR/SmtB family transcription factor, whose product MVKSSSVAARKGTPAAPRTTTKATKGTPTGEKPTCRHDDAPARRGSVGTLALARAAALFRACGDPERLRLLERLSQGEFCVSELAAESGEGLSTVSQRLRLLRSEGLVSRRREGKHIYYALSDQHVADLIQSALEHALEPHSHAHTGEEDQ is encoded by the coding sequence ATGGTGAAGTCATCGAGCGTCGCCGCCCGCAAGGGCACTCCTGCTGCTCCTCGCACCACCACGAAAGCCACGAAGGGCACGCCCACCGGCGAGAAGCCCACGTGCCGTCACGACGACGCGCCTGCACGTCGTGGCAGCGTCGGGACGCTCGCGCTCGCGCGTGCGGCCGCGCTCTTCCGTGCGTGTGGAGACCCCGAGCGGCTACGCCTGCTCGAGCGTCTCTCGCAGGGCGAGTTCTGCGTGTCGGAGCTCGCGGCGGAGTCGGGCGAGGGGCTCTCGACGGTCTCGCAGCGGCTGCGTCTCTTGCGCAGCGAAGGGCTCGTCAGCCGTCGTCGCGAGGGCAAGCACATCTACTACGCGCTGTCCGATCAGCACGTCGCCGATCTCATCCAGAGCGCGCTGGAGCACGCGCTCGAGCCGCACTCCCACGCGCACACCGGAGAAGAGGACCAATGA
- the dnaN gene encoding DNA polymerase III subunit beta: MELTISKRNFLRGLARTHGVADRKSSMPILSNILLTTEDTGTLRFAATDLYLGVAATAPAEIKKGGSIAVAARTLFDIVKNLPDGDVQWTVGPNHAAEIRSGKVRFRIPGMPGDDFPPLPAPREVEFSSIDVDVLADLITKTSYSMSTDDTRPHLAGALFEGEGRVVRMVTTDGHRLSKCEHKLREGASMVNFTMLVPNKGIAELKRLLEDAKADKPAKGEEAQPVTVGVATQGGNAFFRREGIQLSVKLADEQFPPYAKVIPQNQDKRVVCSRASLVESLRRISLVSSDKSGGVRLMLQEGSLRVVSENPDVGEGSEELDVDYAGDPLTIGFNAKYIQDVLASLSDDEVALELSGELDPGVIKPANDATLFVGVVMPMRI, translated from the coding sequence ATGGAGCTGACGATCAGCAAGAGGAACTTCCTCCGAGGCCTCGCGCGGACGCACGGTGTCGCGGACCGGAAGAGCTCGATGCCGATCCTGTCGAACATCCTCCTCACCACGGAGGACACCGGCACGCTGCGCTTCGCTGCGACGGATCTCTATCTCGGCGTCGCGGCCACCGCGCCCGCCGAGATCAAGAAGGGCGGGTCGATCGCGGTCGCAGCGCGGACGCTGTTCGACATCGTGAAGAACCTGCCCGACGGCGACGTGCAGTGGACGGTCGGTCCCAACCACGCCGCCGAGATCCGCAGCGGCAAGGTGCGGTTCCGCATCCCGGGCATGCCGGGCGACGACTTCCCGCCGCTGCCCGCGCCGCGCGAGGTCGAGTTCTCGTCGATCGACGTCGACGTGCTCGCCGACCTGATCACGAAGACCTCGTACTCGATGTCGACCGACGACACGCGGCCGCACCTCGCGGGCGCGCTCTTCGAGGGCGAGGGTCGCGTGGTCCGCATGGTCACGACCGACGGCCATCGCCTCAGCAAGTGCGAGCACAAGCTGCGTGAAGGCGCGTCGATGGTGAACTTCACGATGCTCGTGCCGAACAAGGGCATCGCGGAGCTCAAGCGCCTGCTCGAGGACGCGAAGGCCGACAAGCCCGCGAAGGGCGAAGAGGCGCAGCCGGTCACGGTCGGGGTCGCGACCCAGGGCGGCAACGCGTTCTTCCGGCGCGAGGGCATCCAGCTCTCGGTGAAGCTCGCGGACGAGCAGTTCCCGCCGTACGCGAAGGTCATCCCGCAGAACCAGGACAAGCGCGTGGTGTGCTCGCGCGCGTCGCTGGTGGAGTCGCTGCGCCGCATCTCGCTGGTGTCGAGCGACAAGAGCGGCGGCGTGCGGCTGATGCTGCAGGAGGGCTCGCTGCGAGTCGTCAGCGAGAACCCCGATGTCGGCGAGGGCAGCGAGGAGCTCGACGTGGACTACGCGGGCGACCCGCTGACCATCGGGTTCAACGCGAAGTACATCCAGGACGTGCTCGCGTCGCTGAGCGACGACGAGGTCGCGCTCGAGCTCTCGGGCGAGCTGGACCCCGGCGTGATCAAGCCGGCGAACGACGCGACGCTCTTCGTCGGCGTCGTGATGCCGATGCGCATCTGA